CCCTACTTAGTGTTTGGAGGTTGTAGTCGCATCTGCAAATCACAAAGATATGTCGATGATGTGGCATCGCAAGGATATTATTGTCTAAAGATAAACTATTGTATAAGTTTCACCATtttttcactttcaaatttgAGTTGTGTTATTATGTTCCGCTCACTCTGATGCCCAACACAAATAACACTTTTTTAAACAAGTGCCTTACATTGTTTACTGATCTTGTGATTAAAGGGAGATATACATAGTTAGGGGCTTAGGGCAGTTGATATCATATAACAGTATTCACAAGATGGTGTTTTCCTGCGTGAACGCTATGTCGCAAAGATACCTGTAAGTGACTATAGACAAAACACAAAAACGATTAACAGTAAATGTGTTGCTTCTAGATTTGGTTTACAATAACCATATTACATGTATCCAAAAAACAGCTATTAAATTAGCTACTcatatagaatatatattaaaaaataaagttaaacaacatatgtatttatgtaaaaaatacaTGGTGGCTTATTTTTTATGGCCTCATAAATGTTTTGGTTTCTGATAGGGTACAATGGCATCATTTGATTTTTGTAGCTGATTTTATCTAATGGCAAAATGCTTGGTAAATGTTGCATATAAATGTGGATACTGCTGGCAAATGTACCAGGGAATGCAAAAATATGTTTATACTCTTGAGTTTTGGTTAACAATCCAAAAACAAATGTGAAATCCTATAGAACTATGCTGGATTAAGATTATTTTAGTTATGGTCCTCTTGACTCTTGAGTGTAATGATGATGGATTCAGTGCCATTTTCATTTTGACCTTAAAAGCATATGATGTTAATTTCTAAATGTTAAGTTGATAACTAGGTTAAAATTGTGAGGatttacaaatattattttgcaTCAACCAAgcagaataaaaatttaagtatTTGATATAGATAATCAGAGTCTTAGACTTGATATGTATTAAACCTGGGCTTAGTCTAAGtatcatattttgttattttgagaGGCCATGCTTGCTTCAAGCCTAGGCAATTTTAACTCATTTCTGACACTTTGACTACCATTTAGTTTAAGTTGCACTTTCACTGACCCTGACAAGATTGAATTTCACATGTAAGCATTCACTCAATTTATTTTACCAGTTTATGAAAGAATTAGCATATTGCAAGCCCTTGATGTTTCAATTACTTAGTTGTGCTAATAGCATATTGTATTGTAGATTTGTAGTCTTGTGTTTTTTTAGCTGCTATATGTTTACAGGTGGTAATATATGCAACTACATCTTCtattcaaaatagaataaattgtGCAACTACCTCAACTATAAACTTAATGTTGTGCTATTTTAAGCTGCAATTCTATTAGGATCTTAGTTTTGTTAACTCTAAAGGCACTGTGTTGAAAGATTTTATTCAATGTCTGTGGTATGGCAGCTATTTTTAGAAAACCGAGACAAGTTTCATGCTGAAGCCGACAAGAACTACTGGAAGGCAATTGGCGAACTCATACCCCGTGAAGTTGCAGCTATAGAGAAAAGAGGGAAGAAGGATAAAGAGAAGAAGCCTTCTATTGTGGTAATTCAGGGTCCAAAGCCAGGGAAGCCAACTGACCTTTCAAGAATGCGCCAGATACTATTGAAGCTCAAGCATAATCCCCCTCCACATATGAACGCCAAGCCACCACCATCATCAGAATCCAAAAAGGATGCCAAAACTGGGCCCCCTGATGGTGCTAGTACAAGTAATACTTCACCTCCCAGTGGTGCGCCAGCAGCAACTCCTGAGACTGTAACGGCATCTTGAAAAGTTTATGCTAGATCATTAATCTATATGTAAATATGATTTTGTCTAGTTTGTGATGAACTGATAGCTTAAGTTTGCGATCGTCTATTCATCTTAGTCTGCTAGTCTGTCAGTAGTTTATGTGTAAATATATGTACTGGTTATGCTTGCATAGTGTATCGGTAAATATTCTCCTCTTAGAACCTTTTATTATGGATGTATCGGTAAATATTATTATGGATGTATCGGTAAATATTCTCCTCTTAGAACCTTTTATTATGGATGCTATCTCCCGTTTGTGGCTTAACCACGTTATGCTTGCAGTATATATTGTTAAAACTCACTATTTCTATGTGTTTTTGAATTAGGTAACTATTTTCATCTAATTAGACATCGATGATTGACACAATTTATTAATGTTTAATATAGGATCTGAGTAATAGGTTACTACTTGTTACTTCTGTTAACAATAACCATATTGTTATTTCACGATGCATACTTCTAAGATCTAATTTTACGTCCAAAAAATCGACGGTTATTTTATGCGTCATTTTAACTAGTATGGCCAGAAAGCTCAAAAGCATTCTCCCGCTTAAGGAAAACAGTAAAAAATTTAGGCAATACACAACCCAAAGGACCAAAATTGAACAACCGAGAAACAACATGAAGACAATACTCTTCTTTGTTCATTATTTAGAATGCCGCTTTTGGCTGTAAAAACTACACCATGAAAATGCAATGAGTGAAAAGCTTCAATACTCTTTGAGTGAAACAGCCATGAGCTGATACAGATTACACCACCACTATTATCAGGTAACACATCATTGATTAGAAACATAACTGCCAACTTTGAGCTTGTCAGCAGCCAACACATATGAAACTGGGACCAACTGTTTCTGAGCACCATGGGAGATTTCTTCGCCATTCTCAATAGATTGACCATCTTTACTTTCTACCCCAATCAGCTTGTGCTTGCTTATCCCGGCAAACATTTTTCTTCTGGTTTCCTTACGCGCTTCCTTTTCAGATAGCTTCAAATCTTTAAAGCCTTGTTCAAACTTGGCTTCATCCTCTGGAGCAAAGAACACAACCTCCTTCTCGCCAAGCTCTTCATAGAGCTTCTCCATCTTTGCCTTCCAGAAGACACCGATCTCAGTGTCCATCTTTTGGTAAGGAGTTTTCAGCAAGTATTCATCAATCCCACCAGCCTTGTCTATGCAACGAAGGGCATGGGTTGTCACTTTGACCCGAATGTGACGATCCaggatgtaactgaagagccgCTTTTCTTGGACATTAGGTTTCCACGTTCTCCTTGTCCTATCAAATCATTTAACAAACAAGTTCTCATCAATATTGACGTCTGgtttgttctttctttcttctcttacaTATTCAAAAGGTGAAGAAACTGCCCCAACACAGTCAAGGAAACAAACGATGATATGCAAGTTCTAAACTGTGTTGGGATCATTAAACAAACATAATGATAAACAATTATGTAATTATCATCAATTACTGTGATAAACAAGATGTTGCAAGATGTGGTGTAATGCTGCAAGCACAACTATTTGGATCTATATCCTGCCTAACAAATGTACTCAACTGTTAAAGTACTGGTATTATTAAACATCCAAGGGCAAGACTAATGAATTTACTGGCTCCAATCCAATTAGAATCCTTCAGAAACTTAAGTTTAAGAATCATCCAATGAATTGAGACACTAATTATCAACAATGGGGATAGATTCAAACTATGAGAAAAGAAAGTCAACAAGGAGGTTTATGTAACCAATGGTACCAAGTCAATTGAAGAGGTTTATCCAGTGTTTAGTCCATTGAAAAGGTTTATCCAGTGTTTAGTCCAACTCAGAGTCCATGAAATAGACAGTAATTTCTAATGGTTGCAACTCTCTCTTCAAAAGTGAGATTGGCAAGATTGCATCTGGTTACCAATGGCTCAATAAGTGAGCGATTAGTGAGAGGACAATCACCTCTCTTTATAAATCTTACCTATAGGGATGGGCCGTGACAGTACTTTCCTAGCAAAGACAATTAGCAACTAGGTTCTATTTCTAACTTGAAGAATAAATCCTTGTTCTTATACTATTGACTATTGGGAATCTAGAGATAAACCGAGATATAACAGAAACATCTTAGTTCTTTAtaaaatttacataaaattttATCACGAGAATAAGAAATATAAAGAGTCATTCTGTTTTAGCACTGAAACTCTGAAAATAAATCACTACTATGTACTAACAAAATGACTCAAATATGTACCACCACAAGAATACCCATTTATACCATTCTGAATGGCTGTAAAGGAGTTATTCTTTGATTACGGACTGAAGCCATTTGAAACTACTGCATACTCATTCATACCATTATGTAGCCAAATCCATTTTAAAAAGTAACTTCAAGTAGACTCATAACAGAGGATTTAAATATCATCATGGACATAGTATAAAGTAAAGATACATTAGCCTCTAGCAATACACAAGTGCAGTCTAGCTAGTGCTGAAAtgtaaaaatgaagaaagaactCAAGACCACTTGGCCCTAAAAAGCTCCAATACCATATCCTAAAACGCTTCTCAAAAAATTCAACAGTTAAACAGAGGCACGTAAACAGTAACACTAACCTATGGCATTCAAACAATTCAGAATCCGCAAAAATATGTATCTACAACTAAAAGCTAAAGCACAAACATTTTCAACATCATTTAAAGAAGAAGCTGCaaataagaaaagtaaaattaaaaaagcatCAAGCTACGAACTTGTTACCGCCATCCTCACTAACACTGTTGCCGAACTGAATGTGTCTACCGGCAAATAGACCGCGTTTGGCACGACCCATTACAACCTTGCTTCGAGGTATACATTTCTCCAGCGATTCCTTCACTCTTGGGTTCAAATTGTTCTCTCCAACTCTCTTCAACACTTTCTTCATCATCTCTTTGCCTCTGAACGCCATTTCTTCTTTTACTTGACTCCAATTCTCACTACAAGTTTCGGTTCTGCACATAATTATAAGATGTCAATTCAGTGAATAATAATGAAGCacaaaaattgcataaaaaatgTGAAGCACGGGCAAAGGAATGAGATCAAAGTAGACAAAATCAGACTCTCAGAACCAATCGTGCTACTTGTTGAAGGATGATGGAGGAAAAACACTAGCAGTTTCTAGAACTCGTTTCCCATAATTTAGGAATCAGGGTTTAACAATAGTTTGGGGTTTTACTTATTATGATTGGAAGTAATTCGGTAACTGCATCACAGGGCATTTTGCAAAAAGAGACTTCTTCGATCCTAAACCAAATTATTCAGTTAAAGAATTTAGAGCGGGAAGTGG
This sequence is a window from Arachis duranensis cultivar V14167 chromosome 2, aradu.V14167.gnm2.J7QH, whole genome shotgun sequence. Protein-coding genes within it:
- the LOC127744850 gene encoding clathrin light chain 1-like: MSVVWQLFLENRDKFHAEADKNYWKAIGELIPREVAAIEKRGKKDKEKKPSIVVIQGPKPGKPTDLSRMRQILLKLKHNPPPHMNAKPPPSSESKKDAKTGPPDGASTSNTSPPSGAPAATPETVTAS
- the LOC107475170 gene encoding 54S ribosomal protein L24, mitochondrial; translated protein: MAFRGKEMMKKVLKRVGENNLNPRVKESLEKCIPRSKVVMGRAKRGLFAGRHIQFGNSVSEDGGNKTRRTWKPNVQEKRLFSYILDRHIRVKVTTHALRCIDKAGGIDEYLLKTPYQKMDTEIGVFWKAKMEKLYEELGEKEVVFFAPEDEAKFEQGFKDLKLSEKEARKETRRKMFAGISKHKLIGVESKDGQSIENGEEISHGAQKQLVPVSYVLAADKLKVGSYVSNQ